taataatcattattacGTACAGGATACATGTTTGACAATAAAACCATGATAATTGtacagtatcataattatgcatgaacTACAACTACACACAGCTTATATTAATAATATATCCGAGTTTTACGAAACTTTGTGGTACATATTATGGTCGTTAACACAAGCATTATGAGTAGTAACCCAAAGTGCACTGCAAACATCATATGGATACCAGTAATGACTGCAATATCAGCAATTTTGTAGCTCAACTTGGTAATCGTATCTCGTGTTGTAGATGCTATTCCAAATATGTACACCTCATTAGTGTCTAAAGCTTCGAATTCTTGCCGTGTTAGACTGCAACTGTCTTGATCTGCTGGTATTGAACAGCCGAGGGTGAGATCACTTGCATTGTAGTGATACACTTCTCCTGTGATGGTGTAGTTGAGCTGTACGGAGCTCTGTATCCAAATATTGTAGTAGTCGAACTCATTAAATGTCCATGTGTACTTTGAAGTGTTTGTGATAGTTATTTCGGCATATGTTCCATTTAGAACATTTTTTATTACTATAGTGGCCGTAAAATTATTAGTTTCATTCACATTGTCTGGTTGAAGCTGTACTGTCAGGATGGAGTCAAGTGTCAAGTATTCTCTGTCAACCAGAACACTTGATTGAGGCTGTACATTTCCTTGCTTGAATATCGATTCATTGTACACGGTGGGCTTCCCAATATAGATATCAACTTGTGACTGGTTTTGTTGAGTGATCTCGTTGAAGAAGTATATACTATAAAAATCAGATTCTGTAGCCAGTAGAACAACATCTTGTCCATAGAGATACACCACGGTGGGGGACCCAATGATTATCAAAATTACATACAGCATAGTCGGCAGGACAAACCCAATGTTTAGGCACATGATGTAAATCAGGCACCGGTTAGCACGTacctgttataattattataaccacTATGTTTCACTTGTGAGACTATATGTACATTATATGATGGTCGAAAATTTCGAATTTCTAGAGtggctgtaattacatcaactacggtagtagcctcgttcccaggccgtcGTCAATTGGCTTGtgtcgacctagcgttcaatttgagacggatcggcctggaaACGAGGctactatacagtatagctgCAAATTAAAAGTGAGCAAACTTCAATTAAAGAGCTCCAAAGCtctgccattaattttagactttggacttttggcatcttTTTTacatcatttcccactctttgagttgcCCTGTGATTATgcctagactcgcaagccactcctttttctgattggacggggcgAGAAAAAGGAGTGACTTCTGAGTCTCTGCATGCAACATAATTAatacaaaaatgttcatcatggcATGTATTAGCAATAACTAGCTTAATGTTGTGTAGCTtttgacacatccactgaggcatcagcacccgcggtgctttaaTTAGTTAAGGTATTAAAAACTGTTGACACTAGGATACTATAGCATACAGGTgcccatattattatatacatgtatctgagTAATTATAATGCTTATTGTACACGTACCCATCTTCGGTTTGATTTATATATGCTCCCTGATCTTGTCTGGTTTGAGTTATCCAGTGAAAGCATAGGTTGTGTGTCCTCAATCAGTTCCTATATCAAAGAAATATTTACTGtggacgtataattataataattaatgtaccTCTCTGACTCTGGCTATTGCTGTAGTGTTAGACCTCTTGATTTCAAACACCATCTCTCCACTTGCTTCATCCACCCTTCGCTTGCACTCTGCAGGAATATCGATGGTTTGTCGAAGCTTGCACTCAAAATATTTCAGTTGCTTGTCTTTTACTATCCTAAAATCAGTCGGTAGTTTGCACACAATTTCGGAGTGACTATCCACAGTGCGATAGATGCAGCATCTTGCCATGTATTGTCTTTGTAGTTCTTCGTAGACTCTTACACTTTGGTCTGTTTCTTGAATTGATAGTGCCGTCCTTAAGCCTTTTATCACCTCGATGTTGAACCAAGAGCACAGCTCTGTGTCTAGGTATTCCTCGAGCTCTTTGTATGTTCGTACATCTCTAAGTCTCTTCCTTTGATCTCCAGTATACATGCGACTGTATAACGACTTTGTAGCGCCTTGTGGAGTCAAAAGAGCTTTCAAACGCTTTGCAATAACTGGTAGGGCATGCTTCTTTTTTAGCTCATTTATCGTGTTTGAGATGAAGCTTCTATAACTGGCATGCATGTGAGCAGCTTGACACTGCAGTGCAACTCTGTATGCAGAATATGTCATTTCTGTTTTGCCTATTCTTTCTGATTGATTCTTGAACAGGCTGAGTTTTGTTGAACCTGTGCAGGGACAATCTTCTCCTTGCATGAAGTCTTCTATCTCACAATGTCCGCATCCACATTCTAATCTTATGCACAAATCATCGTCTTGTTCTGATTCGTTCGAGATTATGGTTGCTTGACTTTGAGTTTCAGACAAGTCTAAAAGAAGCATTCGTGTTAGATAGTGACACTCTTATAATATCACCTTTCACTTACCTCCTGCTAGTAGTATCTCTGCCTCTTTGTTCTTTAACGCAACTACCAGGTCCCCAAAGTCTTCTCTCAGGATCTCTATGATGTCCTCATATCGATGTGGATAGGCCTTGATTATTTCCTCCAAGCAGATGGCCAGTTTCCTTGCCTTTTGTGTGTCTCTTACACAATCGAGTTGCATTTCATCTCGTATCTCCTGTGCTATGATGCCATTCTGAAACAGAGCATCAGATAGAGAGTTGGGGTCCTTTGCTACTTCCTCGATTATTTTCACGTGACTCCAGACTAGTGCTCTGTAGCTAAAATGTGCCATCTTTGTTAGTTCCTCTTGAGCAAATGTTTGTTTATTTCTTGGCACTAGTACAGTGTCAGCACATATATAGGCTAATAACGCACGTCATATGAAATTGATATACCTACCCACGCATTCCATATTCTACACAGCTTCAAAACAGTATAAACACACTCTATCCACCcccactgcacacacacacacacacacacacacacacacacaccaccccccactgcacacacacacacacacaccctcaccacccacacaccctcacagctcCACCTCCTCCTCACAAGTCTCGAGTCATCAGCTGATCATAGAGAAGACGAAACTCACTCGTAAGATACAAGAGTACAACAGGAAGACCACTCCCGTCCACCACATCCACCTCAGAAGCTCAgtgagtacatgcacactgtgaCACTTGGCTACTGTAtggctactgtacatgtagcgcCACTATCGACTAGTGATGCGATgttctttgaacggccataacttggTTTTGGATTATCCAATTTCGATAGTTTAATGTTTTTCTGGTAGCTTAAAGTGAGCTCTTTCATATGGTGTATTAAAATCACAGGTCATTTCGGGGCCAATTTTGACAAAAATGCGTGGGCTATTATAGGTGGGGGAAAAGTTCAAATTTGGGTCCGTTAAAAAAGTTGAGCTGAAAATACCATTTGATAGAGCTTTTTCTCAGCTTTCCGAAAATCAGAAAATATTTTTAGTAGCACCACTAGAAATgtagttatggccgttcaaagatttTAGTTTGCAAAGAATTtcatttatacatgtacaataagtCCACACATAATTgaccccgcccactcacagcACAATGATCCCAGTCTGATTGAGTACCAAGGGTTCGTGAGGGTtcacatgtgtgtacagcGACCCATACACGTCTCCACGGCAATCACTCGTACCTCTTGGTATCGTCTCATGAGGCCAGTCAAAGAGAGGACCACAAACTCAGTGGATGGCATGTCAGATGGATTTGAGGTGAGGTATATTTTTAAAATAGCACACTTTATTGATCCAGTATAATTGTATGCACATAGAAAGAACCCTTGAAACACGTTCCctttgcatgcaatcaacGTACAGTTTACTTGTACTATGACACTTGGAGGTTTCACTGCACTGGGAGACAGTGGGAAAGAAAGGAGGAAAAACTAAATACATTCACTAACACAGTATTATGTTATGTAAGGTTTATATCGTGTTGTACTGATATCCCTCTCTCCACTATTGTAGACTGCATTCTACCTGCCCACTGACACCAACAGACTGGTACACATCATCAACACAACCACCACCAAAGAGGTACTGTACAAGTATAACCATGCTACcaaaacacacacatggtCTGATTAatactgtgttttgcaagttgcttTTCATTGTGCACAGCGttgtctatagtactactgaGTCTGTAGTAAAGTGAATGTGTCTATTCAgcaaaaaaaaattaatttgctaACACTTAGTTAGCTAAGCTGTTAgtgtatatgcacatgcagtactctGTTGACTTGCTATACCTCTGTTGCATGATTGAGCCAGTATGGGAGTTGTTTTAGTTATAGAAGTGAGCAGGTAGAGATTAGAGGACATAAAGAAAGTTATGAGTCAGCACATTCCTGATTAAATCTAGTAACcacagtagtactatagacaacgcccatttactgtgcacaatgacaagcaacttgcaaaacacagtatCACTCTTCTCATCTGCACATGACCTCTGCTTAATCAGCTGTGGTCCACCACCAGCTACCAAAACATACACATGGTCTCACATCTTTGATATGCATGATGACCTCCTGTTGTTGACCTTTTCTTTTCTCTCTCTTCAGTTGGTGTCCATTTTGCTCAAGAAGTTTTGCGTAACTGACAATCCAAAGAAGTTCTCATTGTACGAGGAATATGGCAGTGactgtgagtacatgtactgtgtctCCCTTATATCTGTGGTCAGGTTAATCCTCCAAACCTTCATACACTACAGTGCATAGGATCATTACTAGTATAAtaatgtaaatacatgtacctccctCCAACCCCTATACTCAGTAGAGCTCTGTGTATTGTATTGCTATTTTGTGTTGTTAGTCTTATCTAAAAattctcccacacacacacacacacacgcacgcacgcacgcacacacacacacacgcacgcacacacacacacacacacacacacacactacacccactccacacacccacaacagGCCGGCGATTGTTTGAGGAGGACCACCCACTGGAGATCATGCTGGATGGCAGCTGTGCTCATCGTAACAGCAAGCTAGTGCTCCGTGACAACACATACTCAACCATCCAATGGGATGCATTCGCTCTGCCTGAACTCACCAACTTCATTCGGATACTCCATCAGGAAGAGGAGATATACATAAAGAAGGTGACTCTTCAGTAGCTAGCATACTTTAGGGCAatgacattattttgtttagcGTTCATTTAGAAGTTATTGatcactcccccccccccacacacacacacccaccccaccccaccccacacacacacacacacacacacacacactgcacccaccccaccccaccccacacacacacacacacacacagctgacGGCAAGGTTTGCTGCCTGGAAGCAGTGCATCTGTCACGCTCAGAAGGAGGCGTGTATGGAGGACATCACGAAACAGACAAGACagaacatatagctagcagcTTAAACACTACCCCCccaattagcagaaaattgcCCCCCACTAACTCTTCCCCCAGACCTAAGAGAAAGTTGccccccacacccactatAGCTACTAAAGTGGAGAGTGTAGTGTGACTTGATTTGCTGTCCACTGTATTTCTATTTGCACTTTTCCTTTTCAAATGACGTTTTTTACTTTTATTTTCTAAATGTGTCTTGTTCAATTTCTCaaaaaacatacatgtacaaaatatACAAGTTGCAATTGCAGATAATTTTTATGTGCTAGAATAtaagtcatataattatgtaggtacAGTCTGACCATGCAGActaaataaattattgcagcatttgtaattatatatattaaaACTGAGAAAGTGCAAAAAACTACAATGCCACTAGCTATTATACTTACACTAAATAATTAAGATCGCTTAGTGGTCCTGTTCCTTGATAAAATGTAAggatatatgtacatgcacatttgATCTCTCCGTTCAGCCATCTTAACAAATTTTTCATAATTGCATAATCTGTCGTGAATTCTCTCTTAACAGTTAGCACATTATCTGGCACATCTTCCGTATCGATATAAAATTCTCGTATAAATTCCATCATATCTTGCATATCTTGCATATAAGTATTTAGCACAATGGTATATTCCATATACTTCATATCTTGAAACCTCGTTTGAAGTCTTGTCCTCGTTTCAAGTATATTTGGTCTAAGCGC
This region of Halichondria panicea chromosome 12, odHalPani1.1, whole genome shotgun sequence genomic DNA includes:
- the LOC135345367 gene encoding uncharacterized protein LOC135345367 isoform X2, which gives rise to MAHFSYRALVWSHVKIIEEVAKDPNSLSDALFQNGIIAQEIRDEMQLDCVRDTQKARKLAICLEEIIKAYPHRYEDIIEILREDFGDLVVALKNKEAEILLAGDLSETQSQATIISNESEQDDDLCIRLECGCGHCEIEDFMQGEDCPCTGSTKLSLFKNQSERIGKTEMTYSAYRVALQCQAAHMHASYRSFISNTINELKKKHALPVIAKRLKALLTPQGATKSLYSRMYTGDQRKRLRDVRTYKELEEYLDTELCSWFNIEVIKGLRTALSIQETDQSVRVYEELQRQYMARCCIYRTVDSHSEIVCKLPTDFRIVKDKQLKYFECKLRQTIDIPAECKRRVDEASGEMVFEIKRSNTTAIARVREELIEDTQPMLSLDNSNQTRSGSIYKSNRRWVRANRCLIYIMCLNIGFVLPTMLYVILIIIGSPTVVYLYGQDVVLLATESDFYSIYFFNEITQQNQSQVDIYIGKPTVYNESIFKQGNVQPQSSVLVDREYLTLDSILTVQLQPDNVNETNNFTATIVIKNVLNGTYAEITITNTSKYTWTFNEFDYYNIWIQSSVQLNYTITGEVYHYNASDLTLGCSIPADQDSCSLTRQEFEALDTNEVYIFGIASTTRDTITKLSYKIADIAVITGIHMMFAVHFGLLLIMLVLTTIICTTKFRKTRIYY
- the LOC135345373 gene encoding ras association domain-containing protein 5-like isoform X1 — encoded protein: MVRFYRHSLARCEFIVHRKCETKVTVTCSSRLHVVLSHDKQESTPPPPTHHTCTQESTPPLQVVVLRNHSSQHSTSDNTHTESGSSNTSNNSSSTSSSQVSSHQLIIEKTKLTRKIQEYNRKTTPVHHIHLRSSHNDPSLIEYQGFVRVHMCVQRPIHVSTAITRTSWYRLMRPVKERTTNSVDGMSDGFETAFYLPTDTNRLVHIINTTTTKELVSILLKKFCVTDNPKKFSLYEEYGSDCRRLFEEDHPLEIMLDGSCAHRNSKLVLRDNTYSTIQWDAFALPELTNFIRILHQEEEIYIKKLTARFAAWKQCICHAQKEACMEDITKQTRQNI
- the LOC135345373 gene encoding ras association domain-containing protein 5-like isoform X2; translated protein: MVRFYRHSLARCEFIVHRKCETKVTVTCSSRLHVVLSHDKQESTPPLQVVVLRNHSSQHSTSDNTHTESGSSNTSNNSSSTSSSQVSSHQLIIEKTKLTRKIQEYNRKTTPVHHIHLRSSHNDPSLIEYQGFVRVHMCVQRPIHVSTAITRTSWYRLMRPVKERTTNSVDGMSDGFETAFYLPTDTNRLVHIINTTTTKELVSILLKKFCVTDNPKKFSLYEEYGSDCRRLFEEDHPLEIMLDGSCAHRNSKLVLRDNTYSTIQWDAFALPELTNFIRILHQEEEIYIKKLTARFAAWKQCICHAQKEACMEDITKQTRQNI